AAGCGTTTTGTCGGGCGCGTTCTGCCGCGCTTCCGCCGCTTCCAAAAGCTTGGGACTGAGACTGTCGAGCCCCTTCCTTTCGGCGATCAGCTCTAACGCTTCGGCAACGTCGACTGCGGCGTTGGTCGTTCTCGTCATGTTCGCCATCTCGAAATTAACGCGGCGGTTTATGTCCTTTTTGAATGACAGCGTCGCAACCGTTTCTTGAAGTTTAAGCACGAGATTATCGAGCCGCATGAGCGCCAAGCAATTGCAAACGCTGTCACTGTCCTTGGAGTACACTACGTATTTATCAACACGCTCCATTTTGCGCACCTTTATTCCGTACGTATTCAAAAGCTCGATAAGCTCGTCGGCAAGGCTCTCGCTAAGCACCGAAAATTCCAGGTGATACCGTCCGCCTGTGCCGCTCGGTCCGTCCTTGTCCTCGACCTCGTGCGCCGAAAAGCTACCCGAGCCCAAAAACATTCCGCGAACGTATGCGTAGCGGTGTTCGTCGAACTTATCGGGAATGCCGCTCACCTCGAAGCTGTCGCTGTCGGGATCGAGAATATACAGCCTGCGCAAAAGCTTTTCGCAGTCGGCGTACACAAACCCGTCCTCGTCGGACTTGGGACGCATCTTGAACTGCTCCATCATCGCGGCGGAAATATACTCTTTAACGAAATCGGTCTGACAGTCCAGCCCGAGAAGCATACCTTTGCCGAACGACATCGTCATGGTCATACACGAGCGCACAAAGCCCGACAACAGCGCTTTCCGTTCGCCCTCTTTGAGCCGAAACGAGATTATTTCCTTTTTTACGTCAAGTCCGCTTATCGTCGGCATTACTCACCTATTTCTTCCTTACTGCTTCGTGCATTCTTGAACTGCTGCGATCTGAAATCGGGCAACCGCTCCCAGTTCGCTATCTGCGAGTACGGAATCTCACAGTCCTTGATTATTTCGAGCCCATACGTCATTTTGCCGACGTCGGTGGGCACGTGCGCGTCGGAATTGCAAATAAACTCCACGCCCACGTCGACCATGGCTTTGATCTCTTTCTTAGTAAGCGATTTATGCCTGCCGTTAAGTTCGATATACACGCCGTGCTCGTGCGCGTACTTTGCGACCTCTACCGCGTCCGCCATTATGCCGCGGTTGAGATGTCCTATAAAGTCTATCGGGTATTCGTCGATAATACGCTTGTACGCAGCGGTGTTTTGCGCTATCAGCTTCTTACGCCACGGCAGGAATTTAAACACTACGTTTCTCGTCCAGAACAGCATATTGCCGAGTAGCCGCGGGTTACCTATAAACGCGTGATATCCGCCCTGAACGATTTGAAGCTCGTCCATTATTCCTTCGCTAAGTTCGATAAACGGCGGAGTAGCCATACCCTTCTTCGACTTTTTGCCGCTCTTGGGATCGAGGTTGTTTTCCAGCCCGCAATATATCTTAATGCCCGTTTGCGCTTCGGCTGCGGCGCACTCGGCTTTTAACGCATCGAACGCATCATTGCCGCGCACGCCGTAAACGTGCCTAAACCCGTGATCGGTTATGGCGAGCTCTTTAAGCCCCGCCGCCTTTGCCGCCTCGGCGTTTTCGAGCACACTGCCCTTGCCGTGAAGCTTTTTCTTGCCGCGACTGTATACCGTATGCGTGTGGTAATCACCCCAAAACGCCATGATCTCTCCTTGTTTAATCGAAGTTGCCTATATACTTAATTTCTTCTTGTGCGGTAACGCCCATGTCTTCGAGGACGCGTTTACAAAGCTTTATTAGCTCGGTTACGTCCTTGGCGGTCGCATTGTCCGCGTTTATTATCACGTTGGCGTGCTTATCGGAAATCACCGCGCCGCCTATGCGCGTGCCTTTAATCCCCGCTTCGTCCAACAGCCTGCCTACCGAAACGCCCTGCGGGTTCTTGAACACCGAGCCCGCGCTCTTGCCCATGGGCTGTTTTTGCTTGCGTAACAGCGCATAGCTTTTGTGCCTGAAATCGATAGAAGCTTTGCTGTCGCGCTTTAAGCCGAACGCCACGTCTATGACGGTATCGTCGTTCGACAAACCGCTGTGACGGT
This region of Clostridiales bacterium genomic DNA includes:
- the whiA gene encoding DNA-binding protein WhiA: MPTISGLDVKKEIISFRLKEGERKALLSGFVRSCMTMTMSFGKGMLLGLDCQTDFVKEYISAAMMEQFKMRPKSDEDGFVYADCEKLLRRLYILDPDSDSFEVSGIPDKFDEHRYAYVRGMFLGSGSFSAHEVEDKDGPSGTGGRYHLEFSVLSESLADELIELLNTYGIKVRKMERVDKYVVYSKDSDSVCNCLALMRLDNLVLKLQETVATLSFKKDINRRVNFEMANMTRTTNAAVDVAEALELIAERKGLDSLSPKLLEAAEARQNAPDKTLAELAYELGISKSGLKHRYDKIIEIADKLRDN
- a CDS encoding PHP domain-containing protein, translated to MAFWGDYHTHTVYSRGKKKLHGKGSVLENAEAAKAAGLKELAITDHGFRHVYGVRGNDAFDALKAECAAAEAQTGIKIYCGLENNLDPKSGKKSKKGMATPPFIELSEGIMDELQIVQGGYHAFIGNPRLLGNMLFWTRNVVFKFLPWRKKLIAQNTAAYKRIIDEYPIDFIGHLNRGIMADAVEVAKYAHEHGVYIELNGRHKSLTKKEIKAMVDVGVEFICNSDAHVPTDVGKMTYGLEIIKDCEIPYSQIANWERLPDFRSQQFKNARSSKEEIGE